The following are from one region of the Trichoplusia ni isolate ovarian cell line Hi5 chromosome 1, tn1, whole genome shotgun sequence genome:
- the LOC113496386 gene encoding DIS3-like exonuclease 2: MSHLCDCISERNFDVNRPSGAQLSTSQPLRSKSSLNNRVQDHQNHCPAKKSHKHSSVSRHKQSQGEAGITSQTFTNSSISDISTQCQNLNVNSESDEVDQGDSPVAFPKRKNQKKKERLKQLKIPSKETMNTPHSSQSNKGRPGHNDVVSLHEFFANQISPLYAATNSRYLENLRHHPQFQLSNSIPIRRDFFNNTPHAASLPNTPLLQSTPLLHSVSIPNSPNVLGESMSPKCIQNFLQHPLLSQSFNVRGGEAFKMLSLAQVEGNMNADKSDKNNSPSKKKNKKKSSKESNDLKFDPYISAEEAEAGLKENGFVEGLVRINPKQFQHAYISSSDRSEQDILIDGIKNRNRALEGDCVVVQLLDSDTEENTENKQKKGKVVYIKEKHHNRNCVGSLKLMPDKNRQRALFIPRDLRIPRLNIPFTSWPDNFYNDAKTYENTLFLAKVLDWTDTRFAMGKIVCNMGQSGDMVSETKAILSQTDLDVTPFGPEVRHLYPRLDYKIPDEELSIREDCRKLCVFSIDPFNCRDIDDAVSCRELENGNYEIGVHIADVAHFLTEDTILDEKVAEKATTIYLVERAYHMLPDDLCMLCSLFPGVDKLAFSVFWEITKNAEVLSHRFAKTVINSCCQLAYEHAQAVLDDKEDSEEKFPETYNGFVYKDIYKAIKIIGSISAKFRKHRFDNGALRIDQPKVAFHLNGSNGLPDSFWIYESTESHQLIEEFMLLANMTVAKRIREDHPTLAFLRCHPKPSGYMLKQLAKSLKPMGIDLEIDSAGHLHRSLLAHVGPQCTDKGKVMVLNMLCAKPMTRARYFCADGCDDDDFAHYALNVPLYTHFTSPIRRYADIMVHRLLAASLNYRETPKWQADKVRSIAAQCNKQKYNAKKASELSTEMYTLKYIEMKSPLVTDAAVVEVREKYIDVIIIIMGLNRRIFFNNDFPGKFQCIKNEGCTRLSKMELTWNAVNDLPEIKQVIQVFSILQVELYRGDEMTKVETKLVRPQTTTSL; this comes from the exons ATGTCTCACTTGTGTGATTGTATATCTGAAAGAAATTTTGACGTAAATAGGCCATCTGGTGCACAACTATCCACGTCGCAACCTTTGCGTTCTAAAAGTTCTCTAAATAACAGGGTTCAAGATCACCAGAACCACTGCCCAGCAAAGAAATCACATAAGCATTCATCGGTGTCTCGGCATAAACAATCACAGGGTGAGGCTGGAATAACTTCACAGACCTTTACCAATTCTTCAATCAGTGATATATCTACGCAGTGCCAAAACTTAAATGTAAACAGCGAAAGTGATGAAGTAGACCAAGGAGACAGCCCAGTTGCATTTCCAAAAAggaaaaatcaaaagaaaaaagagaggttaaaacaattgaaaattccATCAAAAGAAACCATGAATACCCCACATTCATCGCAGTCTAATAAGGGACGTCCAGGACACAATGATGTGGTTTCCTTGCATGAATTTTTTGCAAACCAAATAAGTCCATTGTATGCCGCTACAAACTCAAGGTACTTGGAAAACCTTCGCCATCATCCGCAATTTCAATTATCAAACAGTATTCCTATAAGAAGGGACTTTTTTAACAACACTCCACATGCAGCAAGCTTACCAAATACTCCCTTACTGCAATCAACACCACTATTGCATTCGGTGAGTATCCCAAATTCACCAAATGTACTGGGCGAGTCAATGAGTCCCAAATGTATACAAAACTTCTTACAACATCCATTACTTAGTCAGTCATTCAATGTGCGGGGTGGTGAAGCATTTAAAATGCTGTCTTTGGCTCAAGTTGAAGGCAATATGAATGCGgacaaaagtgataaaaataattcccCTTCCAAGAAGAAGAACAAGAAAAAGTCCTCAAAAGAAAGTAATGATCTCAAATTTGATCCATATATATCTGCAGAAGAGGCAGAAGCTGGTTTGAAAGAGAATGGTTTTGTTGAAGGTTTGGTACGAATAAATCCAAAACAATTTCAACATGCATATATCTCAAGTAGTGACAGAAGTGAACAAGATATTCTTATTGATGGAATAAAAAATCGTAATCGTGCTTTAGAAGGTGACTGTGTAGTTGTGCAACTTTTAGACAGTGATACAgaagaaaatactgaaaataaacaaaagaagggAAAAGTTgtatatattaaagaaaaacatcacAATAGGAATTGTGTTGGATCATTGAAGTTAATGCCAGACAAAAATAGACAGAGAGCCTTATTTATTCCCCGTGATCTCAGAATTCCAAGGCTTAATATACCTTTCACAAGCTGGCcagataatttttataatgatgCTAAGACATATGAAAATACACTATTTTTGGCAAAAGTACTGGATTGGACCGACACTAGATTTGCTATGGGCAAAATTGTCTGCAACATGGGACAATCTGGAGATATGGTATcagaaacaaaagcaattttatcTCAGACGGATTTGGATGTAACACCATTTGGTCCTGAAGTCCGTCATTTATATCCACGATTAGATTACAAAATACCAGACGAAGAGTTATCAATCAGAGAGGATTGCCGGAAGCTGTGTGTTTTTAGTATTGATCCATTTAATTGTAGAGATATTGATGATGCAGTGTCATGTAGGGAACTAGAGAATGGTAATTATGAAATTGGAGTTCATATAGCAGATGTAGCACATTTTTTAACTGAAGACACTATTTTGGACGAGAAAGTAGCAGAAAAGGCCACAACTATATATTTAGTTGAGAGAGCTTATCACATGTTACCAGATGATCTATGTATGCTCTGTTCTTTATTCCCTGGTGTTGATAAATTGGCTTTTTCTGTGTTCTGGGAGATTACTAAAAATGCCGAAGTTCTAAGTCACAGGTTTGCAAAAACAGTGATTAACTCATGTTGTCAACTAGCTTATGAGCATGCTCAAGCAGTTCTTGATGATAAAGAAGACAGTGAAGAAAAGTTCCCAGAAACTTATAATGGTTTCGTGTACAAAGACATTTACAAAGCCATCAAAATTATTGGCAGCATTTCTGCCAAATTCAGAAAACATAGATTCGATAATGGTGCATTAAGAATTGATCAACCGAAAGTTGCTTTCCATTTAAATGGTAGCAATGGCTTGCCTGATTCTTTTTGGATATATGAATCTACAGAAAGCCATCAGCTTATTGAAGAGTTTATGTTACTAGCAAATATGACAGTAGCTAAACGTATAAGAGAGGATCATCCAACATTGGCATTTTTAAGGTGCCATCCAAAGCCTAGTGGGTACATGTTGAAACAACTTGCTAAATCGCTGAAACCCATGGGCATTGACCTAGAAATTGATTCTGCTGGCCATTTGCACCGCTCCTTGTTAGCCCATGTAGGTCCACAATGCACAGATAAGGGCAAGGTTATGGTTCTAAATATGTTATGTGCCAAGCCCATGACAAGAGCCAGATATTTTTGTGCCGATGGctgtgatgatgatgactttgcCCACTACGCTTTAAATGTTCCTCTTTATACTCATTTTACCAGCCCTATAAGAAGATATGCTGACATTATGGTTCATAG GTTGTTGGCTGCAAGTCTTAACTATCGCGAAACACCCAAATGGCAAGCCGACAAGGTCCGTTCTATAGCAGCTCAAtgcaacaaacaaaaatataatgcaaAAAAAGCAAGTGAATTATCTACAGAAATGTATACACTGAAGTACATTGAAATGAAGTCTCCATTAGTTACCGACGCTGCTGTTGTAGAAGTGAGGGAGAAATACATTGATGTCATAATAATCATAATGGGATTAAACAGacgaatatttttcaataat gACTTTCCGGGAAAATTCCAGTGTATTAAAAACGAGGGTTGTACAAGACTATCGAAAATGGAATTGACATGGAATGCTGTGAATGATTTACCTGAAATCAAACAAGTAATTCAAGTTTTCTCCATTTTACAAGTTGAGTTATACAGAGGTGATGAAATGACTAAGGTTGAAACAAAACTTGTAAGACCACAAACAACAACTTCTTTGTAA
- the LOC113496410 gene encoding cytochrome b-c1 complex subunit 2, mitochondrial-like encodes MASKSFITPFIRHVTTRGYAQAAPATKRDPKLTSCVMPHKTFVAAFDNGSPVTRVTVAFKAGSRYEPQSELGIAHVIRSSAGLSTKHANNFIMSRKLAQIGASVTASGDREFIYYTLETTQDNMSAALDVLSNMITCQEYRPWELSDNEPRLKFEIAALPPQVRAVDLLHRAAYRRNLGNSLFISPKRIGKISSESLQHYTGTNMSPSRCAIVVVGGTQEKANMIAQNLTIPALDPTPSEASKYIGGELRKEMGGDLAHVAIATQGAVAGSAQGLALAIAAKALGNGPVTKWGADNSPLAKAIGNIGPFAAAGFNVTYSDNGLFGVVLSVPKDEANAAVKAVAGLLKNPKLSNEAIQAGKSQLKLQVLSEADEGSSLAESIAAQGFYTGQAKSPADIAKEIDAVSTNDIASALSGAARNKLSMGAAGNLAFLPYLDEL; translated from the exons ATGGCTTCGAAAAGCTTCATAACTCCTTTTATTCGTCATGTTACG ACTAGGGGTTACGCCCAGGCCGCGCCTGCCACCAAGAGGGACCCCAAGCTCACATCGTGTGTTATGCCCCACAAAACATTTGTGGCTGCGTTCGACAATGGTTCCCCTGTAACCAGGGTCACCGTAGCTTTCAA GGCTGGTTCACGCTATGAACCTCAAAGCGAGCTTGGTATTGCCCATGTAATCCGTTCATCTGCTGGGCTCAGCACGAAACATGCAAACAACTTCATAATGTCACGCAAACTGGCCCAAATTGGTGCTTCAGTGACTGCCTCTGGTGATCGTGAATTTATCTACTACACTCTTGAG ACCACCCAGGACAATATGTCTGCTGCTCTGGATGTTTTGAGCAACATGATTACCTGCCAAGAGTACAGGCCTTGGGAGCTGTCTGACAATGAGCCTCGTCTCAAGTTTGAAATTGCTGCTCTGCCACCCCAG gTCCGCGCTGTAGACTTGCTGCACAGGGCAGCTTATCGCCGCAATTTGGGCAACTCATTGTTCATTTCCCCCAAGAGGATCGGCAAGATTTCTTCGGAGTCTCTCCAGCACTACACCGGCACCAACATGTCGCCAAGCCGTTGCGCCATTGTTGTTGTAGGAGGCACCCAG gaAAAAGCCAACATGATCGCCCAGAACCTTACCATACCAGCATTGGACCCTACTCCATCTGAAGCCTCCAAATACATTGGTGGTGAATTGAG gaAAGAAATGGGTGGAGATTTGGCTCATGTCGCCATTGCAACTCAGGGTGCTGTTGCTGGCTCTGCACAGGGACTGGCCTTGGCCATAGCTGCTAAAG CTCTTGGCAATGGCCCAGTTACCAAGTGGGGAGCAGACAACTCACCTTTGGCTAAGGCTATCGGCAACATTGGGCCATTCGCTGCTGCCGGCTTCAACGTCACTTACTCCGACAATGGACTCTTTGGTGTTGTACTTTCCGTACCAAAGGATGAAGCCAACGCC GCGGTCAAGGCTGTTGCTGGTTTGTTGAAGAACCCAAAACTGTCAAATGAAGCCATCCAGGCTGGTAAGAGCCAACTGAAGCTGCAGGTTCTGAGCGAAGCCGACGAGGGATCATCTCTCGCTGAATCCATTGCGGCCCAAGGCTTCTACACCGGCCAGGCTAAGTCGCCCGCTGACATTGCTAAGGAAATCGATGCAGTCAGCACCAATGACATTGCCTCG GCTCTTTCCGGTGCTGCCAGGAACAAACTGTCCATGGGAGCTGCAGGAAATCTAGCATTTTTACCATACCTAGatgaattataa
- the LOC113496426 gene encoding E3 ubiquitin-protein ligase FANCL isoform X1, whose amino-acid sequence MFVEEFICSITKKAPNDVFFLFESLNNLLQNSTEQVNAVTADLIDLELLHEIETIVKNGNTSVYFGKTLRDLKLMIEDEEFRKHEMFIQYKSPKKLIILSANLPLSSMQNLEFGCINEIIEIFKQHVNDLAKYFYELDNIDQCCTVMEPQNATYKDEYRRIFLDDRTWLHIEVTLEGLGTNIHLVGQSEYWNNKLQSGLLNWDHDKNIVDNIITIFDISQFPEPTSTVPGHLCSEADGAKLTTIVCGICLCTDLPEIPGLPLPLCQNSSCGVYYHRSCLYEWLVACAGNRPPAFGVATGACPTCLQPITCSKTDS is encoded by the exons ATGTTTGTAGAAGAGTTTATTTgcagtattacaaaaaaagcaccaaatgatgtatttttcttatttgaaaGTCTAAATAACTTACTGCAAAATAGTACGGAACAAGTTAACGCAGTTACGGCTGACTTAATCGATCTTGAACTTTTACATGAAATAGaaactattgttaaaaatgGAAATACCAGTGTTTACTTTGGTAAAACTTTAAGAGACTTGAAACTTATGATAGAAGATGAAGAATTTAGAAAACACGAAATGTTTATTCAGTATAAATCTCCGAAGAAGTTAATCATATTATCAGCAAATCTACCTTTATCATCAATGCAAAATCTTGAATTTGGttgtataaatgaaattattgagaTTTTTAAGCAACATGTTAATGATCTTGCTAAGTATTTCTACGAACTAGATAATATAGATCAATGTTGCACAGTCATGGAACCTCAGAACGCTACATATAAGGATGAATACAGACGTATatttttag ATGACAGAACCTGGCTGCACATAGAAGTAACTCTAGAAGGCTtgggaacaaacatccatcttGTTGGACAATCCGAGTACTGGAACAATAAGTTACAGTCAGGGCTTCTAAACTGGGAccatgataaaaatattgtcgaTAACATAATTACTATATTTG ACATAAGCCAGTTTCCAGAGCCTACATCTACAGTACCAGGACACTTATGCTCAGAAGCTGATGGAGCCAAGTTAACAACAATCGTTTGTGGGATATGTCTTTGTACTGATTTGCCAGAGATCCCAGGTTTACCACTGCCCTTGTGCCAAAACTCCTCTTGTGGTGTTTATTATCATAGAAGCTGTTTGTATGAG TGGCTAGTGGCATGTGCTGGTAACCGTCCACCAGCCTTTGGTGTTGCCACTGGTGCCTGTCCCACCTGTCTTCAGCCAATAACTTGCAGCAAAACTGATAGTTAG
- the LOC113496426 gene encoding E3 ubiquitin-protein ligase FANCL isoform X2 — MFVEEFICSITKKAPNDVFFLFESLNNLLQNSTEQVNAVTADLIDLELLHEIETIVKNGNTSVYFGKTLRDLKLMIEDEEFRKHEMFIQYKSPKKLIILSANLPLSSMQNLEFGCINEIIEIFKQHVNDLAKYFYELDNIDQCCTVMEPQNATYKDEYRRIFLDISQFPEPTSTVPGHLCSEADGAKLTTIVCGICLCTDLPEIPGLPLPLCQNSSCGVYYHRSCLYEWLVACAGNRPPAFGVATGACPTCLQPITCSKTDS; from the exons ATGTTTGTAGAAGAGTTTATTTgcagtattacaaaaaaagcaccaaatgatgtatttttcttatttgaaaGTCTAAATAACTTACTGCAAAATAGTACGGAACAAGTTAACGCAGTTACGGCTGACTTAATCGATCTTGAACTTTTACATGAAATAGaaactattgttaaaaatgGAAATACCAGTGTTTACTTTGGTAAAACTTTAAGAGACTTGAAACTTATGATAGAAGATGAAGAATTTAGAAAACACGAAATGTTTATTCAGTATAAATCTCCGAAGAAGTTAATCATATTATCAGCAAATCTACCTTTATCATCAATGCAAAATCTTGAATTTGGttgtataaatgaaattattgagaTTTTTAAGCAACATGTTAATGATCTTGCTAAGTATTTCTACGAACTAGATAATATAGATCAATGTTGCACAGTCATGGAACCTCAGAACGCTACATATAAGGATGAATACAGACGTATatttttag ACATAAGCCAGTTTCCAGAGCCTACATCTACAGTACCAGGACACTTATGCTCAGAAGCTGATGGAGCCAAGTTAACAACAATCGTTTGTGGGATATGTCTTTGTACTGATTTGCCAGAGATCCCAGGTTTACCACTGCCCTTGTGCCAAAACTCCTCTTGTGGTGTTTATTATCATAGAAGCTGTTTGTATGAG TGGCTAGTGGCATGTGCTGGTAACCGTCCACCAGCCTTTGGTGTTGCCACTGGTGCCTGTCCCACCTGTCTTCAGCCAATAACTTGCAGCAAAACTGATAGTTAG
- the LOC113496439 gene encoding multifunctional methyltransferase subunit TRM112-like protein: protein MKLITHNMLTSKCLKGVMTGYPLAINATDIKVTEVDFNPEFITRVIPKLDWEVLWAAANSIGHGDGLPKTLEPKYEENEDLLKKLHRVLLEVEVEEGNLTCPESGRQFPISKGIPNMLLTEAEVQ, encoded by the coding sequence ATGAAACTCATAACACACAACATGTTAACATCGAAGTGTTTAAAGGGTGTAATGACTGGATACCCCCTTGCCATCAACGCTACTGATATTAAAGTAACAGAAGTAGATTTTAATCCAGAATTTATTACTCGCGTAATTCCTAAGTTGGACTGGGAAGTACTATGGGCAGCCGCAAATAGCATTGGGCATGGTGATGGCCTGCCAAAGACACTAGAACCCaaatatgaagaaaatgaagacttattaaaaaaacttcacAGAGTTCTTTTAGAAGTCGAGGTTGAGGAAGGAAACCTTACATGCCCAGAATCAGGACGGCAGTTCCCTATCTCAAAAGGAATTCCAAATATGTTACTCACTGAAGCTGAAGTCCAATGA
- the LOC113496376 gene encoding ATPase family AAA domain-containing protein 5-like, whose protein sequence is MDKIAKKNHDYKIANVKLKSDVRLAQLCRQIDFREGMTSLVALESVTVIDDINSIQTSTSHVNCAKNQQHRHVLKAKENIYKHKCNKVLKRKLKKYKLRQDGCEDQDVLDVSKTLISALIIKSPRSSKDPANTDEALSDFEEYQPAPNYLFKMGRRKETLKIGKSLKHSNVNGKQNAIITSPTNQDKKQTNAFKLLMDSRNKSIGSNSPGKEKKDDVTEIEEVERKSLKAKRQLLLQKMAEDKGSIRNKEIEEYQDKIIQKKMDLRAEKLKSMILKDAKSVKENKDTNKKTVKAQELEVTEKVEGMNNNVLKKVKKSLKIVDIFNTIEEPVNNSPVKKFLPKEDQEFLNKLSPSLKKKESMLSYFKKLERDFDCPEESNDSIIKVKLQPRGKKKGKKKLSLKKDSIGESSTSEIIQITEENDNSVTSNQNGDDIIEVIDKEVITILVNDNKKSFAGVEPLKKSILNDLVVKSDRQKRKRNGNVVCNVSEMEKSEFKHESRPKRSVKRPMKYIDDYDDLYMSSSDEELHIFTPRKKKHIESVVDVKETEEVSKPLKLSEGSQKLKLGPKVVKATDSPKKPSKLAPIFAPKQIDPAALEAKQKFLQSGVPDKLKRVINQQKNYQTQDPSFSVVVHIQQNCKPTEKCDLLIPLRDINEDLSPLTYEDDAFKKLLHLTDEPTVHVIDSNCRSSTQSMLQSIKQSHPKFPVYRTYRYLKGKGTGELKDCNNVDLDNSIEILNDIVDVINDSPDRLNWTDKYKAMSTKQIIGNFESIKELRKWLILWTENELKQKSKSKPKAGSDSSDYYQSDTDSRDSMKTMNNLLILTGPTGCGKTASVYAVAAELAMKVIEVNASSKRTGKIMLQDLQEATQSHKVNRGSANIDNSQKSQEKSQIEVIKTNKKRGRPKKIVENEKIKRVVKCDVSSNTPPSQESTRTDSSLILIDDADIVFEQDDGFSSAIVQLVQCSKRPVILITSSTVCPHLQRFLQNGKILRMCPLLPRMLGTWLDIMCLADSGVCWPGAGAQFLSFFKGDIRKTINYLQFYTPFYVHSNKSDEETVSQSVDFYRPHIDEEGSCISWADNDYSEDKTPVVSNNFNMDSKTDTIWTDFVSKHSNLLTFFYPVQLFNIWWSLPHLLTSQPNLRNIINKPNDRIQSKNICSELEAMANAVDSFSLADYISHKNPDLNSNLTSKPWYCPEEHSVSERENWDYYKKEYETTDEICHHLVTSSIVAAQTVLGCDGKIELSLPGMNLQREKDKIVARHKSLTSYLNTSSVLDRRSLALDYWPSCRSICRVEKSKNDTNMKRNNRFCHYLKSLNVLCKSDTFDNLCDSLHSSEGTESNN, encoded by the exons ATggataaaattgcaaaaaaaaaccatgacTATAAAATTGCAAACGTCAAACTTAAAAGTGACGTACGCTTAGCACAATTATGCCGCCAAATTGATTTTCG GGAAGGAATGACAAGTTTGGTTGCATTGGAGTCCGTCACAGTGATCGACGATATAAATTCGATACAAACTAGTACTTCCCACGTAAATTGTGCTAAAAATCAGCAGCACAGACATGTCCTGAAAGCTAAAGAAAACATATACAAACACAAATGTAATAAAGTACTTAAGCGAAAACTGAAAAAGTACAAACTTAGACAAGATGGGTGTGAAGACCAAGATGTTTTAGATGTGTCAAAAACTCTTATTTCAGCACTTATAATCAAGTCACCAAGAAGCTCAAAAGATCCAGCTAATACAGACGAAGCTCTAAGTGACTTTGAAGAATATCAACCTGCACCTAACTACCTTTTCAAAATGGGTAGGAGGAAAGAGACCTTAAAAATAGGTAAAAGTTTAAAGCATTCTAATGTTAATGGAAAACAGAATGCAATAATAACTAGCCCTACTAATCAGGATAAGAAACAGACAAAtgcatttaaattgttaatggattctagaaataaaagtattggTAGCAACTCTCCTGGTAAGGAGAAGAAAGATGATGTTACAGAAATAGAAGAAGTGGAAcgaaaaagtttaaaagctaaGAGACAGTTGCTTCTCCAAAAAATGGCTGAAGACAAAGGTTCCATAAGAAATAAGGAAATTGAAGAATATCAGGACAAgataatacaaaagaaaatggatTTGCGAgctgaaaaactaaaatcaatgatattaaaagaTGCAAAatcagtaaaagaaaataaagacaCTAATAAAAAGACAGTAAAAGCTCAGGAACTGGAGGTTACGGAGAAAGTTGAAGGTATGAACAATAATGTACTGAAAAAGGTAAAGAAGTCTCTAAAAATTGTTGATATATTCAATACTATTGAAGAACCTGTCAACAACAGTCCTGTGAAAAAGTTTCTCCCTAAAGAAGACCAAGAATTTCTGAATAAGCTTTCTCcatctttaaagaaaaaagaaagtatGCTTTCATATTTCAAAAAGCTTGAAAGGGATTTTGACTGTCCAGAAGAATCCAATGATAGTATTATAAAGGTCAAGCTTCAGCCTAGGGGCAAAAAGAAAGGAAAGAAAAAGTTAAGTCTTAAAAAAGATTCTATTGGCGAGTCATCTACTtctgaaataatacaaataacagAAGAAAATGATAACTCAGTTACAAGCAACCAAAATGGTGATGACATTATAGAAGTTATTGATAAAGAAgtaattacaatattagtaaatgataataaaaaaagttttgcaGGTGTTGAACCTCTTAAGAagtctattttaaatgatttagtaGTTAAAAGTGACAGACAGAAACGTAAACGAAATGGCAATGTTGTTTGTAATGTGAGTGAAATGGAAAAGTCTGAATTTAAACATGAAAGTCGGCCCAAGAGGTCTGTCAAAAGACCAATGAAATACATAGATGATTATGATGATCTATACATGTCAAGCTCAGATGAAGAATTGCATATTTTTACTCctagaaagaaaaaacatattgaaagtGTAGTAGATGTTAAAGAGACTGAAGAGGTCTCCAAACCACTAAAACTAAGTGAGGGAAGTCAAAAATTAAAGTTGGGACCAAAGGTTGTTAAAGCTACAGATTCGCCAAAAAAACCATCAAAACTAGCTCCCATTTTCGCACCCAAACAGATCGATCCAGCTGCTTTAGaagcaaaacaaaagtttttacaGAGTGGTGTGCCtgacaaattaaaaagagtTATAAATCAGCAGAAGAATTATCAAACACAAGACCCTAGCTTTTCTGTTGTTGTGCATATACAACAAAATTGTAAACCCACTGAAAAATGTGACCTACTCATACCTTTGAGGGATATTAATGAAGATTTGTCACCTCTAACATATGAAGATgatgcatttaaaaaattacttcaTCTAACTGATGAACCAACTGTGCATGTCATAGATAGCAATTGCAGGAGCAGCACACAAAGTATGTTGCAAAGCATAAAACAATCACACCCAAAGTTCCCAGTGTATAGAACATATCGTTATTTGAAGGGTAAAGGCACAGGAGAGTTGAAAGACTGTAATAATGTAGATTTAGATAACagtattgaaattttaaatgatatagtTGATGTTATCAATGACAGCCCAGATAGATTGAATTGGACTGACAAATATAAAGCTATGTCAACTAAACAGATAATAGGTAATTTTGAAAGTATTAAAGAGTTAAGGAAATGGTTGATATTATGGACTGAAAATGAATTGAAGCAAAAATCTAAAAGTAAGCCTAAAGCTGGATCAGATTCATCAGACTATTATCAATCTGATACAGATAGTCGGGATAGTATGAAAACCATGAATAATCTACTTATACTGACTGGCCCCACAGGCTGTGGAAAAACTGCAAGTGTGTATGCAGTAGCTGCAGAGTTAGCTATGAAAGTTATAGAAGTTAATGCCAGTAGTAAACGGACTGgcaaaataatgttacaagACCTTCAGGAGGCAACACAGTCACACAAGGTAAATAGAGGCTCTGCAAATATTGACAACAGCCAAAAGTCACAGGAAAAAAGCCAAATtgaagttattaaaacaaataaaaaacgaggAAGgccaaaaaaaattgtggaGAATGAGAAAATAAAGAGAGTAGTAAAGTGTGATGTTTCAAGTAACACACCACCAAGTCAAGAGAGTACAAGAACTGACTCATCTCTGATTCTAATTGATGATGCAGACATAGTATTTGAGCAGGATGATGGATTTTCCTCTGCTATTGTGCAGTTAGTACAGTGTTCCAAAAGACCTGTAATATTGATCACTTCATCCACTGTGTGCCCCcatttacaaagatttttacAGAATGGGAAAATATTAAGGATGTGTCCATTATTACCTAGGATGCTTGGCACATGGCTTGACATTATGTGCTTAGCTGATAGTGGGGTGTGTTGGCCGGGGGCAGGAGCccaatttttaagtttttttaaaggagATATTAGAAAGACTATCAATTATTTACAGTTCTACACACCCTTCTATGTACATAGTAATAAATCAGATGAGGAAACAGTTTCTCAAAGTGTTGATTTTTATAGACCTCATATTGATGAAGAGGGCTCATGCATTTCATGGGCAGATAATGATTATTCAGAAGACAAAACACCAGTTGTTAGCAACAACTTCAACATGGATAGTAAAACAGATACCATTTGGACTGATTTTGTTTCTAAGCATTCAAATCTATTAACTTTCTTTTATCCTGTGCAGCTTTTTAACATTTGGTGGAGTCTACCACATCTTCTGACATCACAGCCTAATCTTcgcaacattataaataaaccaaatgATAGAATTCAAAGCAAAAACATTTGTTCAGAGCTTGAAGCAATGGCCAATGCAGTAGATTCTTTTTCACTAGCTGATTATATCAGTCACAAGAATCCTGATTTGAACTCTAATTTAACGTCAAAGCCTTGGTACTGCCCTGAAGAGCACAGTGTGTCAGAGAGAGAAAACTGGGACTATTATAAGAAGGAATATGAAACTACCGACGAAATTTGTCACCATTTAGTAACCAGTTCTATTGTTGCTGCACAAACTGTTTTGGGATGTGATGGGAAAATAGAGCTCAGTTTGCCAGGGATGAATTTGCAAAg AGAAAAGGATAAAATCGTGGCGCGGCATAAAAGTTTAACCAGCTATTTAAATACGTCGTCTGTGCTGGATAGGCGGTCTCTAGCACTGGACTACTGGCCTTCCTGCCGCTCAATATGCAGGGTAGAGAAATCCAAGAATGACACCAACATGAAGAGAAACAATCGTTTCTGTCACTATCTTAAATCATTGAATGTTCTCTGTAAAAGTGATACTTTTGATAACCTCTGTGACAGCCTCCATTCTAGTGAAGGAACTGAATCAAACAACTAG